Within the Miscanthus floridulus cultivar M001 chromosome 2, ASM1932011v1, whole genome shotgun sequence genome, the region GCAGGAGTGTGTCCAGCTGCTTGGCCAGGTCTCTCCACTGCAGGTAATAGCATGCCTTGGGTTTACATGGTAGCACGGGCTCCTGCCGACTCTCATTCAGGGCGTCCGGCTGTACTACTTTTCGCTTATTCCAGCTTGTTTCGGTTTAttttctctcacagaacactattaaaTTATCCAAAATAATCTAAAATTTACTGTTTAACCTACCAGCCGAACGAGACTCGACAGTATTTGATAACAATCTGCAGGTGGAGGAACAGAACTTAGAGCAGCCATCTACTGCAGTCGACATCAATTATTGCTGTGATCGTGAAATAGTGGAGGCAAGCGCTTGTACACAGGCATTTTGGTTGCAGGACCAGCTGCAAACGTGCTCGACTTTTCcagtaagcccttgtttagtgcgcgaaaagttttctcaaaaagtgctacagtattcgtcacatcgaatcttgcggtacgtgcatggagcattaaatgtagacgaaaataaaaactaattgcacagtttgattggaaattgcgagacgaacgttttgagcctaattagtccatgattgaacactaattgccaaataaaaacgaaattgctacagtaaccaaatttcgcacttttcgcgaactaaacgcgcGCTAAAACTAGCTAGAATACAATCATAGCCATATATGTTTAGCAGTTTAGGTAGAAGGCTAAGATCGAATTACCCTTGAAGTCTTAAAATCTTCCTAAATTTACCATGCTTACAAGTCTTAAAATCTTCCTAAATTTACCATGCTTACACAGTAAATAAAATCTTGACCATCAACACCTATAATAATATCTATAGTTAGAAAAAAAGATACTCACAATGACATGGAAAATCAGATTTAAGATTGATTGGAATCGTCATTCTCCACAGCAAAATATCTTTTAAACATGGTCCATGCCATGCATATGATTTGACATTGTTTTGATTGAATATATATTTCAATTTTACTGCAGCATGCATATTCAGTGTTACAATCAGAAATACATCAAAAGCGAAGATGTTGCAGCGAAACCAGTGTAGGCCTGTtcacttctcttataattcgtattttttatttttaatcagaacagtgttttcctcttacaacaaatcagccagaacagtgtttcagcttgttttttcggcGAAACGAACATGCCATAGATCTCCATCTCCATAGGCAACCTCGACTGAAGGACACACCACAACCAACTTCAACGTGATACTGTATATATGATGATCTGACAACAATGTATATATACATCtggattaagggggtgtttggatgcaGCGATTAAAGTTTAGGAggggggtgttcggatactaataaaaaaacaaattacagaatctatcagtaatccgcgagatgaatttattaagcctaattaatccgtcatttgTACCTttttttactgtagcaccacattgtcaaatcatagactaattagacttaaaaaattcgtctcgcaaaacagtctcaatctgtgcatttagtttcgtaattagtctatatttaatactccgtatatatgtccaaacatctgatgggataacgactaaagtttagaatGAACCTAAACACCCCCCCTAACAAGCATAGAAGTAAACGAGTTCTGGTCGGTAACTTAACTTAACAAAAAAAACAAGAACCATTGCATTCCAACTTCTGAGAATTATATGTCAAGCACATAGACGGATTTCTAGTGGAGATTCAAAGCTAGCAGATAACAAAATCATCCGCTGCGAATTGGTAGAGCTGCACAGATGCAGTCAACTAACAAAAGCACTAACAGATTCAACTACTTCATAATCTCCTTGAAACTTCGGATGCACAACTACTGAAAGTGGAAAACATGAACTAGTAGCATTTTTCAAAACCGCTTGACAATACAAGTCGATCCAGAAAAACACCAACTGCAGTTAGTGCTTAGATGGAGATCTACATTAATTGCTGAGCATGGCAACCAACTCCTCCATAACAGAGGGGCAGCTTCTGCTCAGATGCTTAAAGCCGTCTCTGGCCACGACTGCCCTCAAATTTGCAGGAGAGCTGAGAAAATGGAAGCACACCTTCTTCAGTCCATGGCAATGGTGTTGCTCGGCTAGCGCCAGGATGGTTGCCACATTGCCTGCATTGATATACTCACACAACTTCTTTTCACATAACAGTTTCAGCCTCTCCAAGTTGTATTTGTCCGCAGCGACCAGTAGGTGCTGAGACAAAACGTCTTCATCGTCGTCGCCTACGTCTCCCTCTTCCACTTGTTTCATCTTTGGGAATAAGTCGGTGTAAACGAAGTAGAGCAAAGCCTTGAACACACGAGGTTCCATGTCCTCTATGTGCACCACACCTCCGGTGTTGCTCTCTTTCATCGCACCAAAGAACTCTGCACTGAAGACAGGGGAACGGGCTGCGAGCACGTACCGGTGTGCAGCGAACGTCTCACCGGCGACGTCGAACACCACATCGGCTCCCTTCTCGGTCCGCAGGAGACTGCCAAGATGCTGGTGCAGGTCAGATGGGGGCACGGTGATCATATCGGCCGCAGCAGTGGCTTCCGTTGCCTCCTCGACACGCAATTCGTTGGTGACGACGACCACATCGCACCGAATGGCAAATGAATCGTCCCGGAGATGCTTCGACTGTTCCAGGTCTTCCCTTTTGATGAACTGAGAGTACCCCCAACCGCTATCGAAGCTGAAGCTATGCAGTTCTCCCAGTGTCAACGGCTGCTTCGCCACGACGCCGACGAATCGGTACTTGTACTGCGCCTCCACTGGCTTGGTGACGTTGTCGTGGAGATAAAGAAAGAGCGAGATGTACTCTTTGTCGTCTGACTTCTTGCCGTTGGGGTAGTAGCGAATGTACCAGCGATGGCCGCCCACGGTGAACGGGAGGGAAGCGATGTACTTTCCTGTGGGGGTCGCAAGGGTGCGGGAGTAGCCATCGATCTTGAGGATGTGGTACCCACTGGCGATGTTGGCGACGATGGTGGAGGCAGACCGCGACGGCGCGCCGCCGCCAGGCATGGAGGACATGGTAAACCTGATTATCTCTCTCCCTTTCTGACCCAGCTCCCCTCCTCCCCCCAGAAATCCTGTTGAGTTCTCTCTTCGCCGCGGCCCACGATTCACTGATTTCAGCTTAGGCGCCACTGCATTTTGTAGGGTTTGGCACGAAGCGGCGGCGGGGAAAGGGGAAGACAGAACGGTGAAGGAGGCGATGGGTCGTCGCCGGCTTGACTCCTCCAGTCCTCTTCCTACCGCTGCTGTTGCCTGTTGGGCTCTTTTTTTCTAGGCCGATTTACATAGTACACAAGTGCAGCCCAGTTTGAATTATTGGGCCAAAAGATGGGCCACGTCGATCAGGCTCGCCCCGTCCTCTGTTTCGTCCAGCTCGTCTAGCTCGGAGCCTCGGACTCGGGAATCGCGattccagcggcggcggcgggactcTAGAGCCTTCCGAGTTCCTCCTGCGTCCCTTCGCCTCACCCTTCCTCGTTGCGCGCACCACAGGCAAGGCAACTCGACCGCTCACAGAGAATCGAATCATGGAAGGAGGGGGTAGCACCACGCCCTTCTACCACGGCAACACCACGACCCTCGCCACCAAcccttctgctgctgctgcggctgcggctgcggtaTTCCTCTTCCTTGCCTTCTCTACTCTCTAGCCCCAATCTCCATGATGTGAGTTTGTTGCCTCGTCGCAACGGGTTTTCTGGAATCTAGGTCTTTGTGCTCTTTGCCTCGCTGTATGCCTGTATTCCTAGGGAAATCTCTTGTTGCTATGCAGTATGGCTCTGCGCCGTTGCTTATTCCACCCCTCTAGCTTTTGGGGACTCAAGCAACTGTGGATCGAGACATGAGCCGTTATTGTTAATACATAATAATAAAACTGCAAAAGGGGCACTACGGTTACTCTGAGTGAAATCTCGGTTCTGTTTTTCATTTATGCTTCCATTTGTAAAATTGTTTGTAAACTTATGTGAGAGAGATTCTGGAGGGTAAGGTTAAGTTTATATATCCTGTGTGGCTTGAATTTTTTGTGCCCATAGGATTTTTTGCTGGGCTGTGTGAATTTCTAAGCACACAACTGCATATTACTGCATCTAATTTCAGCTGGTGGGTCTGTCTTTTAGTTCACTGACCAAAAGCTGATTTTGCTAGCGAGCAGAATGGGGCACAGAAAGGGGATAGGGAGGCTGCCATCGATGCCGAGATAGCGAGGGTTAACAACCTACCAGCTCATAGTTCCTACGCGATACACCGCATGAAGGTGCTAAACAAACTTCGCCATCTGATATCCATCAAGGTGAGCCAATCTGCTTTCTGAACGAGAGATTTTCAGTAATTCTTGCAAATGTTGTTGTAATTTCATACTTCCTTTTAACAACTCTGTGCTGGTGGTATGTGCCATTGTCTTACTAAATGTGCCCATCTCATCAGTATAGCACATAGTTCAACCTGCTGTTTCATGTATCCTAGTTTTCAAAGAGTTGAATGTTGGTAAAATGCAGTAAATATCGTGATTAATTGGTGAGCATCAACATTACATTTATATGTTTTTTGTAGAACTGGAAGCATCTTTGTGTTCTGTTTCTCATGAAGTTGATCACAGTGATGAGCATCAACATTACATTTGCATATGTTTTTTGTAGAACTGGAAGCATCTTTATGTTCTGTTTCTCATGAAGTTATGATCACAGATCATAATATAAACATGAAGTCTATGATCACAGAAGAGCGAGACCGAGGAACGAATACAGACCTCAGAATTTTCAACCATCCTACAAATGAAAATGTCTCATGCCCAGTAGTGGTTATTGAAATTTACCATAGTTGTGCTACCCATTTTCTTTCATGGTAATACGTCTGGCCTCAACGAATATATAAAGAAACCAATTGGATGTAACAAGGGGATGGCCAATGTTTAATAATTGTATTTTCTGTCAGCCAAGTGGCAAACTTATGATTAGAAGTGTAAGCATGGCATTTTAGTATATGCTGTCCTCATTAGCCTTGTTTAGATTAGTGAGGATAGGGCTGAAATTACAATAAGCTTGGGTCAgagtgttccacatcaaaatatATCAGCTAGACCAGTTGGGGACGGAGGCAACTAGAAGCCTCACGTAATTTCTGTATTCTACCTAGTTCTTTCCTGTGTTATAGGCTGCAAAATAGCACATCCAACATATTAATAGATAAATTGTGATGTTTTAATCACCTCGTTTGAGCATGTTCATACATCAGGTTTTTTGTGATTGTGGGCTTGTAGCCTGTGTCGTGTTAGTGGTGGAAATATGGTTGATGTATCATGGAAACATGATCGAATCATCGAATTGACTAAATGTATTCCATGAGTACCGATCTTGTATTGCGCCAAAAAGATTTAGTTTTAACTCACTAAATTCTAGCTCTGTACAGTGCGATAAATGTTGGATTAGAAAAAAACCAGTTGCCCTATTTGCACACATGAATAGAATATGGTTTCTTTTGAGCATTATTATTGCACTCTTTAGGTTTTCCCTTTAACAAGAGCAGATTTTTTTAAACCTTTTTGACTTGTTTCCCCAAAACTCAAAATTGCTAAAGCCATTTCCATGTTTTCGGTTTTTCCATTATTATGCAACGAAACTTATAATAGTTATAACCAAAAACTTAAATAGCATAGAATCTGCTTATCTAGCCCTACGATCTGAAACATCACTTTCAACTTCTGGTGATGAGAAAGTTTTGTCCCTGTTTTTTGATTGTTTATCAAGTTCGTTTGACAATTCTCTTTTTCACTTCTTACATTCTCCAATGCAGAGGACTACATCTCAAGATGAGGAGCTTGAACTTCTTTTTGCAAGCCTTTCGATCTAAAGTGTATCCTTGACAAGCCAGTATTTTAACCCTGCTAGGTAACTTGAATTTTGATAATGCGTCTTTTTTCATCCCTATACAGTTCTGAATGTACGGAGCCTTTTGGTTCTGCAGACCGGGTTGCTTCTCATTTTTATATGTCTAATTTTGTTTCATTCAGGCCAAAATTATCATCTAAGTATTTACTTGCGAGTGATTGTATTTATGTGCAGGGGAGCCCACTGTTCTGACGTATCTACTATTCTGTCGTTAGCTCCCATAACGTGCTTCCTATAGTTTTGAAGTGCAAGGAGATCCCGTTACTTCTCTGTATCATAGGTTCCTGACAAACTTTGTGTGAGGATGTTGCGTGCTCTGCTCCTCTGGACCTGGACGATGTGGAAtggtgaaaaaaaaaacttagtaTTGTATTGTATGCGAATGGACCGTTGTAACCATAAGTGAACTTGCTGTCACGGACAAGAATTATATACTTAGCCAAATAACCATGGTATTGTTTGTTGGCTCATTGGATTTGATACCCTTCTTTTTTTTATTAGGAAAGTGCTGGGTCTAATATCTGGTGGTAAACATGGTTCATCCTTCCTATAATGGGACTATTTAGTCTAGAGCCAAAACGAGTTAAAAGGTCATGCAGCGCAAGATATCACAACTAAGAGTGAAGGATTCATCCTTCGAAAAATAAAAAGAGTGAACTATTCATGTGAAATTCAAATGCAGTATGTTTCCTGAGCAATGACCATTATTTTGTGGGGCAGTGTTCAAATTAAATGGCTTTTTCCGTAGTGATAGTTTTGGTAGAAATTTGAAagtcaatttattttaattagttcATTCACAATGCTTTGGGGAACAATCGGCAATAACTTCGAAAAAGTCCATTTGACCTTCATAACTTTTATCAAAGTCCGATTTAACTCTTCCAACTGAAAAATCATCTATTTTCTGACCTCCAGCTTTTCAAACCATCTAAATTTGCCCCCTCAGTTTTTGAAACCATCTGAATTTTCTCCCTCAAGGGTTTTTTTTTATTCCTCAGATCTGGTAGTACAAGTTATAGTATCTGAACGTACaacacacgcacgcacacactCGACACACACCACTTAAGGTGTACGCTAGACCTAGAACCTTATACTACCATACGCATAAGCCTACAAGAGATTTATGAAGAATTAGCTTCGCAAGCGACGGGCGTGTCGCCTCCCATTGTGGTCCATAGGCGCCTAAGATCCTGCAACAAGAAAGTGGGGAAAAACCCCGGTGAGAGACCAATGCCGAGTAGGACTCGAACACTGGCCGGTAGGAAGCCAGCCACCGGCCCCTACCAGCGCGGTTCTCTCCCCTCATCGTTTTTGACTGGCGTAGTGCCATATCAACTATCTTACATGGTGCCATGTTAGCCATTTTACGTGGCATCACATCAACCATGAGAGGTAAATCAGATGTTTGCTGTCTTGTGTGACACCACATCACCCACAATATGGCGCCAAGAGAGGTAAATCGGACATATGTTAACCATTTTATGTGGcatcatgtcaaccgcaagaggtAAAtcaggctagttcaaatattcattGGGATTTAGAATTTTTTTCAAGAAAATTATCAAAATATATTTTGGAAAAAGTGTGCAATTAAAAATCCAAAATCTAGATTTAATCTAGAAAATTTACAGATATTTTGTTGTAGCTTGAAAAAATACGAAACCAacttcatgttttttttttctaaattcttTCTCTCTATTGTGGTGAATTTTGTTCTTCAGTTTTGGTGCAATTTCTTAGTGGAATACTAGTTCAGGATGCTAGGACGTAGACAAACATCTATAGAGTGATCCCACAACAATCCCACGAGCATCTCCAATTTCAGTTTTTTCTTGAGTTCATTCCCTTCTTTATGGTTTTGCCAAAATCCATGAAATTCATGGTAAAGACATTATATTTTCAGGAGATCTTTTGGGCAAAGTTTAACCTTGATTATGTGAAGCAATGGTTAAAAATTCTAGGCCCAGTTTGGTTCAAAGGAATTCCGAATTTCAATGGAACTAATTCCTTTGGAAAGGTTTGACAGATGACCGTTTGGAACAAAAGAAATGCAAACAGTAAAACAGAGGAAAAGGTTGCATATTCATCAATTTCACAACTGAAACATGCAGTCGGACCTAATCGATTCGTGGAAGCTCGAGGCAACAATCCGAAGCATGCATGAAGAGAACGCTAATTCCTACCCCATCACTGCACATGACCGGCAggacctgtttttttttttttttttgacctcTTCAGTGAACATTAACATTTTTGTTGTACATATAATAGTATGtgtttattttctatttttcaccGATTTCTGTGTGTTTcgttcctgtgttccaaacaccATGGTCAGCGGAAATCCTCCATTTTTCCCGATCCTCGGTTTTACTAGTACATTCACATCCAATCCCTGCATTTTTTTCCTTTCTATGTTTTATATTCCTTGCAGCATCTGATTCCACACATACACGCACAAAAATACATGGACGCACGTTATTGGGATCACAGCTAAAGCAAGAGGCAGCGGATGCATCAAGCCAGCAACGACATCCGGGGCAGGGCCtgaaagattaaaaaaaaatgcAAGATAAAAGACAACATCTGCCGTAGTGGCCTAGTGGGGAAGCAAAGCGGTGACTCCAAGATGATTGGGGCGTGCCTCCGCAGTCCGCGCCACCATATATGGATGAGTCCATCGCCTGCAGGCTGTGCGCGCGCTATAGCAGCTAGCTCTCACG harbors:
- the LOC136523327 gene encoding uncharacterized protein isoform X1; translated protein: MEGGGSTTPFYHGNTTTLATNPSAAAAAAAANGAQKGDREAAIDAEIARVNNLPAHSSYAIHRMKVLNKLRHLISIKRTTSQDEELELLFASLSI
- the LOC136523319 gene encoding BTB/POZ and MATH domain-containing protein 1-like; its protein translation is MSSMPGGGAPSRSASTIVANIASGYHILKIDGYSRTLATPTGKYIASLPFTVGGHRWYIRYYPNGKKSDDKEYISLFLYLHDNVTKPVEAQYKYRFVGVVAKQPLTLGELHSFSFDSGWGYSQFIKREDLEQSKHLRDDSFAIRCDVVVVTNELRVEEATEATAAADMITVPPSDLHQHLGSLLRTEKGADVVFDVAGETFAAHRYVLAARSPVFSAEFFGAMKESNTGGVVHIEDMEPRVFKALLYFVYTDLFPKMKQVEEGDVGDDDEDVLSQHLLVAADKYNLERLKLLCEKKLCEYINAGNVATILALAEQHHCHGLKKVCFHFLSSPANLRAVVARDGFKHLSRSCPSVMEELVAMLSN
- the LOC136523327 gene encoding uncharacterized protein isoform X2, with product MEGGGSTTPFYHGNTTTLATNPSAAAAAANGAQKGDREAAIDAEIARVNNLPAHSSYAIHRMKVLNKLRHLISIKRTTSQDEELELLFASLSI